From a single Lolium rigidum isolate FL_2022 chromosome 7, APGP_CSIRO_Lrig_0.1, whole genome shotgun sequence genomic region:
- the LOC124674665 gene encoding tobamovirus multiplication protein 1-like encodes MRELVSSSTSAASTTATGLLAAAGGAALGGWWEDVNASPAWQDGAFFSLSAAYALVSAVALIQLIRIQRRVPEFGWTTQKVFHLMNFVVNGVRAVVFGFHVWVFFLPTRVYKLVLLDLPGLLFFSAYTLLVLFWAEIYHQARSLPTDKLRLIYAAVNAIVYIIQVCIWVYLGINDNLLVELVTKIFVVAVSAVALLGFAVYGGRLFVLLRRFPIESKGRKKKLYEVGTVTTICCTCFLIRCIVVAVSAFDDDVSLEVLDHPILDFFYYLLTEILPSALVLFILRKLPPKRVSAQYHPIN; translated from the exons atgagggagctggtctcctcctccacctccgccgcctccaccaccgccaccgggctcctcgccgccgcgggcggcgcggcgctcgGGGGATGGTGGGAGGACGTCAACGCGTCGCCGGCGTGGCAGGACGGcgccttcttctccctctccgccgccTACGCCCTCGTCTCCGCCGTCGCGCTG ATTCAGCTCATTAGGATCCAGCGCAGGGTGCCCGAGTTCGGATGGACCACGCAGAAGGTGTTCCACCTCATGAACTTCGTCGTCAATGGGG TTCGTGCCGTTGTGTTCGGCTTCCACGTCTGGGTCTTCTTTCTCCCAACAAGA GTATATAAGTTGGTGTTGCTAGACCTACCCGGCCTGCTCTTCTTCTCGGCCTACACCTTGCTCGTTCTTTTCTGGGCAGAGATATACCACCAG GCTAGGAGTCTCCCCACGGACAAGTTAAGGCTTATATACGCAGCTGTTAATGCCATCGTGTACATAATTCAG GTCTGCATTTGGGTATACCTTGGAATCAACGACAATCTCTTGGTTGAGCTGgtcaccaaaatcttcgtcgtAGCTGTCTCCGCTGTGGCTCTTCTTGGTTTCGCAGTATATGGTGGAAG GTTGTTTGTCTTGCTGAGACGTTTCCCCATTGAATCCAAGGGGCGGAAAAAGAAGCTTTATGAG GTTGGGACTGTGACAACAATCTGCTGTACTTGTTTCTTGATAAGATGCATTGTG GTGGCAGTATCCGCATTCGATGATGATGTTTCTTTGGAGGTTTTGGATCATCCAATCCTAGACTTCTTCTATTATTTG CTGACAGAGATACTGCCTTCTGCGCTGGTCCTTTTCATCCTCCGGAAGCTCCCACCTAAGAGGGTGTCGGCGCAATATCATCCTATTAACTAG